From the bacterium genome, the window TCTTCAGTTCGTATAATTCCGAGCAGGCCAACACGCAACTTGAAGTCAACGCGTCTCAGAATGACAAAGATTTTATCGCGGCTGTTAACTGGAAGCTGGCCGAAGAACTGGTCGCGCAAGGGAAAGGTGAACAGTGGCCAGCCTCTTACTATCACAATTATATGGATGCAGCGGATGTGGGGAAGAGCGAAGTGATGAGCGGTGTCAGGGTGCTTAACGCTAAAGAGCATCCAGGCCTCGTTTATTATCTGCCGACGCCGAAATCACCGCACGGTTGCGATGTTGACCCTTCCGGCGAGTATATCGTCGCCGGCGGAAAGCTCGCGGCGCTGATTCCGGTTCACTCCTTCAGCAAGCTCCAGCGGGCCATTGCCAACAAGGACTTTGACGGGGAATATGATGGCATACCGATCCTGAAGTATGAGTCGGTCATTGCCGGCGAAGTGAAAGAGCCGGGTCTTGGACCGCTCCATACTGAATTTGACGGTCTGGGGTATGGCTATACCTCGATGTTCCTCTCGTCAGAGATCGTGAAGTGGAAGATCGGGACCTGGGAAGTAGTGGACCGCATACCGACCTACTATTCTATCGGTCATCTGATGATCCCTGGCGGCGATACCAAGCAGCCGTACGGTAAATATGTCGTAGCGCTGAATAAAATCACCAAGGATCGCTATCTCCCAACTGGTCCGGAACTGACTCAGTCTGCCCAGCTAATCGATATCACAGGCGACAAGATGAAGCTACTGCTCGATTTCCCGACCATTGGCGAACCACACTATGCGCAGGCTTGCCCGGCCACGCTTATCAAAGACAAATCGAAGCGATGGTATCCGATAGAAGAGAACCACAACCCGTACGCTATTAAAGCGGAGGGAGATGCTCGAGTAGAACGCGATGGAAAGACTGTTCATGTCTACATGAGCACGATACGAACGCACTTTGCGCCGGACAACATCGAAGGAGTCAAGGTCGGCGACAAGGTGTACTTCCATGTCACCAATCTGGAGCAGGATTGGGACGTACCTCACGGTTTCAGCGTGATGGGTTCTACAAATTCGGAACTGCTTATCTTGCCAGGGCAAACCAGAACCATCTTGTGGGAGCCAAAGCAGGCCGGCGTGATACCGTTCTATTGTACCGACTTCTGTTCGGCGCTACACCAGGAGATGCAGGGCTGGATCCGGGTGTCGAGTTGAGGAAACATGAATTTCCTGAGTAGGAAAAACTCCACGAGTGATCCGGTCAGTGTGACCGGGTCATTCGGCAATCGACATGAGGCGGCGAAGCCAACGCGTAGCGGGATTCTATCCCTTTCATCCCGTATCGTTATTGTCCTCGCCGCCCTCATGCTGTCCTTCACCTATTTCTTTCCGCTTTGGGAGATCACTCTCGAGGCGCCACAGTATCCTGAAGGGCTTGGTCTGGAGATCTGGATCAATCAGATGCAGGGGCAGCATCCCGGCGACCTCAACAAAATCAACAATCTGAATCACTATATCGGGATGAAGACGATCAAGCCGGAGTCAATACCGGAACTGAAAATCATGCCCTGGGTGATGCGTGGTGTGATGTTGCTTGGCCTTCTGGTCGCGGCCACCGGGCGACGTTCCTGGCTGACGTTCTGGCTGCTTATCTTCATCGCGGTCGCTGCTGCCGGATTGGTCGATTTCTACCTTTGGGGATACGACTACGGCCACAATCTTGACACCGAGCATGCGATCATCAAGGTACCTGGGATGAGCTATCAACCACCGGTCATCGGAGCAAAAAAGCTTCTGAATTTCAGGGCAATATCACTCCCGGGGATAGGCGGGTGGATCGCTATCGGGTCGTTCACTATCGGTCTCCTCGTCTGGCTGTGGGAGATGAGACGACAGAGAAAGCCGGCGACCAATGCGGCGTAGCTTTCTTCTGACCCTCATATTGGCGATTGTCCTGGCAGGCTGTGGGGCTCGCGGTCCCACACCCATTATTTACGGAACTGATCTCTGTGATTATTGCGACATGACCATCGCCGACAAAGCCTTCGGGACCGAGATGGTTACAACTAAGGGAAAGATACTCAAGTATGACTCTATTGAGTGTCTCGCCGCCGCCGAATTCGAGCGCGGCAGCAACGCGGATATTCACTCACGGTGGACCACCGATTTCAATCATCCCGGCCTGTTCCTCAATACAGACCAGGCGATCATCGTAGCGACCGACCGTCAGAAAAGCCCGATGGGGATCGGTCTGGTTGCGGTCAGCAGCCGCGCGGCAGCGGATGATCTCATCGCCGCCAAAGGCGGGCAGGTCATCACCTGGAACGAGACAATTCAATTGGTCGTGGAGTCGTGGAAACTTGCGGAGGCGAGGTGAAGCGCATAACCTTGATTTTTATCGCCTCTCTACTTGCCGTGACCCTCAACTCAGCACTTGTTCACGGTGCAGTCCTCTGCGTTCAACCAACCGGAGAACTTCAGTCCCTTCGGGCGGCCTTATTGAAAGCAAATGATAATGACACGATTCTGGTTGCCTCCGGCACTTATTGCGAGTGGAACCTGATCGCGGCAAAATCCGTCACAATCCTCGGCGAAGACTGGCCGACCATCGACGCATCTGAGAAGGGCCCTATTCTTGAGGTGACCGCGCCGAATGTACATATCTCCGGCATAATTTTTTGCAATGTTCCAGTCAGCCACATCAAGGAACATGCAGCGATCCTTGTATCAAGTACTCAAGAGTGCGAGATAAGCAACAACCGTTTTAGAGGCAATTTCTTCGCCATTTATCTCGCCAACTCGCAACGTTGCCAGATCATTGACAATGAAGTACGTGGAACCTCGACCGACCTGACCAATTCCGGCAACGCGATCCACCTCTGGAAGTCTCGCGATATCACCATCACCGGGAATATCCTGCGCGGCCACCGCGATGGAATCTACCTTGAATTTGTCAAGCATAGTCTCATCACCGATAATCAGAGCGAACAGAATCTTCGCTACGGCCTGCACTTCATGTTTTCAGACAGTTGCAGATATGAGAATAATCAGTTTGTCGGCAATGGTTCCGGCGTGGCAGTGATGTATACAACTTCAGTCAACATGTCGGACAACACCTTCGCCGATAGTTGGGGTGGCGCGGCCTACGGACTACTGCTTAAGGATATCAAAGACAGCCGCGTTGCGAACAATCTCTTTTCAGGGAATTCAGTCGCGATCAATATGGAGGGTTCCGACCGGGTGCGGATCGATTCCAACAAGTTTGTTTCAAATGGCTGGGCGATCAAGATAATGGCCAACTGCGTTGGCGGACAGATCAAGAATAACAGCTTTATCGATAACACCTTTCAAGTGGCCACCAACAGCCGCCAGACATTCAGCACATTCGAGGCGAACTACTGGAGCGCGTACCGAGGGTTCGACCTCGATCGCGATGGCTTTGGCGATGAACCATTCCGCCCGGTAAGCCTGTACAGCCTGCTCGTGGAATCCGAACCGCCGACCCTCATTCTCGTCAGAAGTTTGCTGGTGGACCTGTTGGACTTGGCGGAACGGGTGATGCCGACCCTTACTCCCGAAGCCCTTGTGGACGCCAAACCCCGTATGAGGCCGATTATATGATAGCGATATCTCACCTGCACAAGCGCTTTGGTTCATTTGTCGCGCTGCACGATGTCGACCTGTCGATCGAACGGGGCAGGATCACCGGTATTATCGGGCCGAACGGCTCCGGCAAGTCGACCTTGATGAAATCTCTTCTCGGTCTTGTCACCCCAACCTCGGGGTCAATCACCATCAACGGCTATCTGTTGAACGGCGCCAGCGAATATCGTCGCACCCTCGGATATGTTCCGCAAGTCGCGCGATTTCCGCAGGATCTCACCGGTCGTGAGGTTATTGAGATTGTCAGGGGCCTCCGCACCGACATGCCCTCGCTCGAAAATGAACTCATCGCTCTCTTTGGCCTGGAGTCGGAACTGACCAAGCGGACGCGTGCCATGTCCGGCGGCACGCGCCAGAAGCTCAGTGTGGTGCTCGCCTGCATGTATGATCCATCGTTGGTCATCTGCGATGAACCGACCGCCGGCCTTGACCCGCTTGCTAACACGCGCCTCAAGGAGTTTCTCCTTGCGCTCAAAGCGCGCGAGCGTACAGTTCTTATCACGACCCATATCATGAGCGACCTGGAAGAGATCGCCGATGATGTCGTGGTTCTGCTCGAAGGTCGTATCAGGTTCGCCGGATCGGTGCGCGATCTCAAGCTGAAAACAGAGGAACCGCGACTCGAAGCCGCGGTTGCCAGACTCCTCCAGCGAGGTGCCGCATGAAACTCATTCTGCATGTTGCCTGGTTCGCGGTTCGGGATGTGACG encodes:
- the nosZ gene encoding Sec-dependent nitrous-oxide reductase, which encodes MNAYRSIIITSSALLLLMLATFVGCSKKQEVGGVGDAPAKVYVAPGTYDEFYAFMSGGFSGQVSVYGLPSGRLFRVIPVFGQDPEKAYGYSEETKPLLNTTHGFIPWDDAHHPQLSVTDGQTDGRWLFINGNNTPRIARIDLTTFETVETIEIPNSGGNHGSPYLTPNTEYVVASTRFSVPIPQKDVPISSYKENFKGTISYIKVDSATGRMNLAFQILVPGINYDLSRAGKGPSYGWSFFSSYNSEQANTQLEVNASQNDKDFIAAVNWKLAEELVAQGKGEQWPASYYHNYMDAADVGKSEVMSGVRVLNAKEHPGLVYYLPTPKSPHGCDVDPSGEYIVAGGKLAALIPVHSFSKLQRAIANKDFDGEYDGIPILKYESVIAGEVKEPGLGPLHTEFDGLGYGYTSMFLSSEIVKWKIGTWEVVDRIPTYYSIGHLMIPGGDTKQPYGKYVVALNKITKDRYLPTGPELTQSAQLIDITGDKMKLLLDFPTIGEPHYAQACPATLIKDKSKRWYPIEENHNPYAIKAEGDARVERDGKTVHVYMSTIRTHFAPDNIEGVKVGDKVYFHVTNLEQDWDVPHGFSVMGSTNSELLILPGQTRTILWEPKQAGVIPFYCTDFCSALHQEMQGWIRVSS
- a CDS encoding nitrous oxide reductase accessory protein NosL translates to MTIADKAFGTEMVTTKGKILKYDSIECLAAAEFERGSNADIHSRWTTDFNHPGLFLNTDQAIIVATDRQKSPMGIGLVAVSSRAAADDLIAAKGGQVITWNETIQLVVESWKLAEAR
- the nosD gene encoding nitrous oxide reductase family maturation protein NosD — translated: MKRITLIFIASLLAVTLNSALVHGAVLCVQPTGELQSLRAALLKANDNDTILVASGTYCEWNLIAAKSVTILGEDWPTIDASEKGPILEVTAPNVHISGIIFCNVPVSHIKEHAAILVSSTQECEISNNRFRGNFFAIYLANSQRCQIIDNEVRGTSTDLTNSGNAIHLWKSRDITITGNILRGHRDGIYLEFVKHSLITDNQSEQNLRYGLHFMFSDSCRYENNQFVGNGSGVAVMYTTSVNMSDNTFADSWGGAAYGLLLKDIKDSRVANNLFSGNSVAINMEGSDRVRIDSNKFVSNGWAIKIMANCVGGQIKNNSFIDNTFQVATNSRQTFSTFEANYWSAYRGFDLDRDGFGDEPFRPVSLYSLLVESEPPTLILVRSLLVDLLDLAERVMPTLTPEALVDAKPRMRPII
- a CDS encoding ABC transporter ATP-binding protein, giving the protein MIAISHLHKRFGSFVALHDVDLSIERGRITGIIGPNGSGKSTLMKSLLGLVTPTSGSITINGYLLNGASEYRRTLGYVPQVARFPQDLTGREVIEIVRGLRTDMPSLENELIALFGLESELTKRTRAMSGGTRQKLSVVLACMYDPSLVICDEPTAGLDPLANTRLKEFLLALKARERTVLITTHIMSDLEEIADDVVVLLEGRIRFAGSVRDLKLKTEEPRLEAAVARLLQRGAA